The Hordeum vulgare subsp. vulgare chromosome 4H, MorexV3_pseudomolecules_assembly, whole genome shotgun sequence genomic interval ACAGCAGTACTCGTAGTAGGTGACATTGCACACCTGAATTTCAAACTTGATCACGGCAGGTAGCCTCCCATTGGCATCGCCGTTATCCATGATGGTAGAGTCATCAACAAAGCTGTGGTTGGCATCTAACATATCACTGACCTGAGGAAACCCAGGGCACCATCTGCATTTCATGTTGTAGTGTCCATTCTTCTTCCAGGAGACATTTAATTCTTGAAGTGCCTTTAGAACCTCAATCATTATCTCACGAGGGTGAGCTCGAGACTGCTGGATAAGTGATGCATTAGCTCAACAGCTGAATGtgcaaaacaaagcaaagtaaagtggATAATGTGCAAGACCTGGAGCCCAAGAGCCCATTTTCTTTCAACGGGGTAATATGGCCGCAAGCCACTGCCTTGAGAATCATTGGTTCCTGGAAGATACTGCCTGGTACTTGGGCTTGCTGATTCCGATGAAGTAAACTGATTAAGACTCCTACCCTGGAGAACCATCAATCCAGAAAGTTAATAGTGCTTAAACCTTTAATGCATTAAACAAGTCACAGATGATGCAAATGTTAACTAACCATTGATTGTTGATAGTCAGCCCCCAAATAGCCACTAGTGGCCCGGAACCGATTGTCCAAGAGTAAGTAATATGCAACAGTTGCCTGGAAACATTGTGTAAAGTGTAAAGTCAATTATGAAATAACTGGACGGAATGAAGCACCAACTTTTGTTTGCATATACCTCATTTTGCAGCCTATTGCACAGTGATTCACACACATGGTCTTTATCATATCCCAGGTTGACAATGTCTTTAAGTGTATCTTCATCAATCTTCAGAAATGAACATTTAGAAAATCAGCATGCATTGACGTAGAAACTGCATTTTAAAGCTTGCTAGTAAAATAATTTTCTGATAAATAGAAGTGGCATTGCAAGGAGACTTAACGTGCTAGGTGCTACCTTTTCATCTCGCGGGGGACAGATTACTAGTAGTAAGGAATTACTCCCTTCACTTCATATTATTACATGATGTTTAACTTTCATAATATTTCCCCTTCTCATAAATCTTTGAGCCACAGCTGCTGGATACTTTTGTTGTTTGGCTAGTTTTTTTTCGAGTAATCAGCAGGAGCAGTGCCTTTCACCTAAGCAGCATAGTTTTTTTTTACAATTATGTACATGGCCAAGAGGACGGCATGTGGACTACTCGCCAAATAAAAGGTTACAAGAGCTATGAAGGTGGATATCTGAGAATGGACCATCGCTCTGTTGGCAAGGCGTGCGGTACACAGCCAGCCCACCTGCACTCGAATCTCGACTCAACAGGGTGTCAAGGTTGTTTCTTCTATTAAAAATACCACCAaggtggctgcatgcatcgattgatgcagaggccgggggctcgCTTCCTCcttatcaaaaaaaaaaaaaaaataccACCAAGGGCTAGTCCTGACTGATCTTGTTTTAGAGAACCGAGCAGTGCTCGGTTGGATATCCACTAGGGCCCCCTCTGTGACCTTGTGAAAAGCTGCCTACTCAGACTCTCGGCGCTCTCTTCTTAACACAAAATGACCATGCACTTTGGTGCATGTTCGAGAAAAAAGAATCTTTGAGCAACAACCTGAGCATATATTTCTATAATATTGTGTTTGCAAATATTATATTAAGCTTATGCCCACGAAAGATAGCATTTCATGACAAAAGCATCGATATTAGTTTTCCTATTATCCATCCAAGATCCTGTATATATTAGTCGATAAAGGTTGAGCAGTTTTACTGTGCACATAAGATAGTCAACTGAAATGTGAAATAGATGGGTACCATTTTGGCTTGCTGCGCCGTGTCTGGTGGAGGCACTGCCAGGTAGCGAGGAAGGCGATTCTGAAACCATGGGTGTTCTCGAATTTCACGAATTGTGATTCTCTTCATAGGATCAACAACAAGCATTCTTGGGATCAAATCCCTTGCAAGAGCAGATAAATGACTTGGAAGGATATAGATGCCTCCCTGGAACACCAAACAAGGGGGCGTCAAATCTCCAGATAAAAAAATGAATGGTAAAGTCCAACTAATCTAGATGAACGTTTGTTGATTTTAGAACAAAAGGTATACACTTGTTAGATCCAACTTAATCTACATGTGTTCTGTCTCACCTTTATCTTTTTGAACAGGTTGGGAATATTGTCATCATCAAATGGAAGAGTGCCACAAAGAAGAGCATAAAGTATCACCCCACAGCTCCAAACATCAACCTCAGGTCCAGCGTACAATTTACCTGAGATAACCTGCACAGAAACAGTCACTAAGCTATTAACGCAAACAATGCGTGTTAGGAAGCACAATGATAAAGACTCAAGTAACACAAATTAGTGAATACCTCCGGTGCAGCATAGTTTGGACTCCCGCAGCTAGTCTTCAGAAAATGGCCATCATGCATGACATTACTTAATCCAAAGTCGGCAAGTTTCACATTATATTTGGAATCAAGTAACAGGTTTTCTGGCTTTAGATCACGATGAACAACCATGTTTCTGTGGCAGTATTCAACACCAGATATAATCTGTGCAAGAAAATTTAAATAAAAGATGTAATGAGACAAAACCTTAATATGCATTCAGTGAGTCAGAAAGAACCCTTCAAGTTACATATTCACCTTCAGAAGGATATACCATCTCTTTATGTTTTAAAGTACAATTTGATTTAAGTACCGAGACCAAGACAATGAAGGCATACAGAAGAAGATGccatttaaaaaaataaattaaCTAGTGATACTAAGATAACCAAGGCATCAAAAGAAGAAGACACCAAAGTAATACTAACACAATCGACGCATCAAGAAGACGTTAACTTTTTGATCAGTTCAACCCAAACGACAAAGCAATCACCATGGAAAACTTGCAACTCAATGTAGTACAGGTCATGAGCTAAAAATTAGTCAATAAATGCAAACTGAGCAAATTGATCATGGTTTGTACAGTAAGCACATGAGGAATGTGGGCACTGGACAATTGGCCAGCATATCCATACATTTCACGATCAAAATAAGAAGCTCGGCAAAGTTCCTATTGTTATGCCCAAAAAATGTGTTCCTGCATGCCAAGAGCAGAAAAAGGCACCTGCTGGAAGATTCGACGAGCCTCATCTTCCTGTAACCGCCCTTTCTCAACAATGCAGTCGAATAGCTCCCCATACTTGCAATATTCCATCACAACAAATATATCTGTAGGTGTGTAAATGACCTCATAAAGCCGGATGATATGAGGGTGAATGAACAACCTCAATATCTTGATCTCTCTCTTTGCTGGAAACAAGATATGAGAAAACAATAGAAGTAAAGCGTTAGACATTCAGCCTATGAAGAAATTCAAGCTGCAAATTTTACTAACTCACAGCAACAACACAAGGTGAACTTTCTTCTTTACGGAAGCCGGATGTATCCTAGGCTAATGTACTTTATCTCGACTAATTGATTAACTGGGAATCAGGAACACACTCACAAGTCTGACCAGCACTGACAGCAGATAACTAGAAATCTTGAGCAAGCAAAGCCCAATTTATCCAGACTAATGTACAAGGAAGCATACCTTTCTCTTCCATGTTCATAGTTCTCATTTGACGACGGTTCAGAATCTTTATAGCAACTTTGTGCCCTGTATGCTTATGTTCTGCAATCCTCACTTTTCCAAATGTGCCTATACCTAATGTTCTGCCCAGATTGTAGTTCTTTAACGCTTCAGAATGCCCGCCTCCTCTAGTGTTCCCATCCATTTTCACTATGTCAAAAAACAAAGAGAAACAATATATGTGATTCAGCAAACAGTTTTATAGTTCAAACGATATATGCACATTAGGTTGAATCTGAAACATTTCTAATCGGATACCCTCTTCTTAGAGACCTTGAGCGTGACATGAGTAGGCTTGCCAAAAATATCACTATGGACATGAGTGGCGAGGGCAAGTGTGGTTTAAAGGTCAATGAAATGGGTGAAGTACCCTTCTCAAATAGGGACAGACACATATTCAGTCGCTGAAGTGTGGTTCAGTGAGATGATGAGCAACAAACAATGTCGCGTAGCGAGTATAGGGTCATAATTTTTTTCTCGAATACGCACAAGCATGCCGTTACATTTTGGATAACAATGCTTTGCACTCCACCTCTACCTCTACCCTGGCCTATAAAGTGGACTACTCACTCCGGACCCACCTTGTCAACGCGGCAATGCCCCAAATAAAGGGTTCAAATCTCCTATTAATAGGCCCGCCTGCCTCCATACTTGACCCTCAGTGATCATCCTACTTATGACACGACGTATCGATGGTGAGGATCATAATATATTACCATAAAAATGGCTGCATCTGCATGCGCCGTTTTGGATTGACTAGGGGCTTGTTTGGATTACCGTTTCCTTTTAAATACACTTGTAAAGAATAAACGTCTCGGCCCGCCGTTTCGGGGCAGAAATCCGGAAACGGCTCAGCGGACGGTAAGATACACGTGTAAGTTAAACACCTCAGTATTAAATTACATTGATTCCAAGCACGGCCTAGAGGCCTTTACTGATATGCATCAGGTCTGGCAAGCAAGTATGGTTTTGGGATAACAAAACAACCATCATGTTGGTACTTTGGATGCCCCTGGTGCGAAGAAAGAGATGACACATGGAATCCTAGTGGGTGAACATGCAAAGTTTTCTTAAAAAGGTTCACAACCACCATGACTAGGCTTGTATGGTAACATGGACCTGGAAGAGACATACAAAGGAATGCAGTCATCCAACAACTGAGCTGAAAAAAGAGCAGAGCTCAATAAATGGGAGGTTCTAGTGGGCAGAGTACAACATAAATCTGTAACGGTGCACATTAATACTCCAATAAAATTAAGCTAGCCATgaatctactactagtactactacagtACTCACCAACTGCGCACACAATAATTACACGGAATCGTGTCGGTATCAGGAtcagaatcagaatcagaatcCGTGACTCTGCAGTAGGAGTATCTTTTTGCCCGAGCAGTGAATTTGGGGAAAGTGAGATCGGCCGATCGATCAAACAATAAATCAAGCAACCGATCGGTGAATAATCAAGGTTTAGCTCCCAGCAGGACGTGAATGTTGGTCCGGGGGGATCTGCGGTGAAGATCTTTGTTGGGAGGGAAGAAACGAAGaggaaggagtaggagaagactgCTACCCGAAATCCCCACAAACAGCACACAAACTAAATTCCCCACTTCATCCGCGCAGCCAAAAACCCAAAACCGTGGATTCACCTCGCTTCCCCTCGCCGAACAGCCAGGCAGCAGC includes:
- the LOC123448926 gene encoding serine/threonine protein kinase OSK4, with the translated sequence MDGNTRGGGHSEALKNYNLGRTLGIGTFGKVRIAEHKHTGHKVAIKILNRRQMRTMNMEEKAKREIKILRLFIHPHIIRLYEVIYTPTDIFVVMEYCKYGELFDCIVEKGRLQEDEARRIFQQIISGVEYCHRNMVVHRDLKPENLLLDSKYNVKLADFGLSNVMHDGHFLKTSCGSPNYAAPEVISGKLYAGPEVDVWSCGVILYALLCGTLPFDDDNIPNLFKKIKGGIYILPSHLSALARDLIPRMLVVDPMKRITIREIREHPWFQNRLPRYLAVPPPDTAQQAKMIDEDTLKDIVNLGYDKDHVCESLCNRLQNEATVAYYLLLDNRFRATSGYLGADYQQSMGRSLNQFTSSESASPSTRQYLPGTNDSQGSGLRPYYPVERKWALGLQSRAHPREIMIEVLKALQELNVSWKKNGHYNMKCRWCPGFPQVSDMLDANHSFVDDSTIMDNGDANGRLPAVIKFEIQLYKTKDDKYLLDMQRLTGPQLLFLDFCAAFLTNLRVL